Genomic segment of Acinetobacter larvae:
CTCGACCCTTAGCTTGGCACATAATGGTGAAGAACATCATCCGAAAACCATGGCACCGATTGTCCTTACGGCGCAAAAAGCCAATGATGCCAATGGTTTGGTTATTCATGCCGATCCTAAACAACCGACCCAACCTATTCCAGCAGTTGATGGTGCAGCCTATTTACAAAGTATTATTGGCTTTAACCAAGTGAAAAGTGGTGGTGCCAACAGTGATGTAACTTTCCGTGGCATGTTTGGTTCACGCATTAAAATCTTAACTGACGGCACAGAAAATTTAGGTGCCTGCCCAAGCCGTATGGATAGTCCAACATCTTATATATCACCAGAAAGTTACGACCGCATTACGGTCATCAAAGGCCCCCAAACCGTTCAATATGCGCATACCGGTTCAGCGGCAACCGTTAGCTTTGAACGTGAACCAGAAAAACTAACTGCGGACAAAGCTTATCGCGGTCAAGCCAGTGTACTGATCGGTTCTTATGGTCGCCTAGATCATAATGTCGAAGCAGCAATCGGCGATGAAACGAAATATGCACGTCTTAATAGTAGTCGTTCTGTTTCTGACAGTTATCAAGATGGTGATGGCAACAAAGTGCCATCTGACTGGAAAAAATGGAATGCGGACCTCGCACTAGGTTGGACCCCGGATGATGACACATGGTTGGAACTCAAAGGGGGTAAAAGCGATGGTGAAATGATGTACGCTGGACGTGGCATGGATGGCTCACAATTTAAACGTGAGAGTTTAGGTTTCTCTATACAAAAGAAAAACCTGACACCAATCATCCAACAAGTCGATGCACAAATTGACTATAGCTATAATGACCATATTATGGACAATTTTAGCTTACGTACTCCGCCACGCATGGGATCTGGTGGTGGTCATGGGCATAGCATGCATATGGCACATAGCAGGCCTAAAGCGCATGCACAAACAATGCAACACGGCAGTCACGATATGGGGCATGGCAGTCATGATATGGGACCCAATCGTATGTCTATGCAAGTCACACGGCGTACGCTCAACGCCCGCGCCAATATGACATTGGCATGGGACAAATTTAAACTGATTACGGGTGTAGATTCACAGCAAAATAAGCATGGCGGTAATATGCTCATGCTCGACATGCCCAATATGAGTTCTGATTTCTTTACCAATATGAAATTTGAATCTTATGGTGCCTTTGGGGAATTAAGTTACCAACTCAATGATGCCAATACAGTAATCACTGGTGTACGTGTTGACCAAAGCAAAATCAGCAATTTCCAACGCGATCAAAAACCGACCCAAACACGTAAAGAAACACTTCCTAGCGCTTTTATCCGTTTAGAAAATGAAATGGATCAACAGGGGCTCAAAAGCTATATCGGTTTAGGGTATGTGGAGCGTGTACCTGATTATTGGGAGCTATTTAGCACTACCGCTTATCATAGCAATGACAATGTTTTTCGTGATCTGAAAAATGAAAAAACCACACAACTTGATATGGGCTTGCAATACGATCGTGGAGCATTCAATGCGTGGGCTTCCGCTTATGCTGGTCAAGTGAATGATTTTATCTTGATGCGTTATGTGGATGGTAAAGCCAAAAGCCGTAATATCGATGCCAACATCGCTGGGGCTGAAGCTGGGGTTGGCTATCAATTTAACGATCATATTCAAGCCGATCTAAGCGCGATGTATGCTTGGGGTAAAAACAAAGATGACCATAAACCATTGGCACAGATTTCACCACTAGAAGGTCGTATGAATCTACGCTATGTCGCCGACAAATATAATGTTGGTTTATTATGGCGTGTTGTGGCTTCACAGAATCGAGTGAGTTTAAATGACGGTAATATCGTTGGATATGACTTAAAGAAAAGCGATTCTTTTAATACCCTATCGCTGAATGCAACATATAATCTCAGTTCTGGTATAGATTTATCTGTAGGGGTAGACAATCTATTCAATACCTCATATACAGAGCATCTCAATAAACTGGGTAACGCTGGTTTTGGTTATGCTGTTGACCAGCAATTTAATAATATTGGCCGCAACTATTGGGCACGAATGAGCATGAAGTTCTAAGCTGAATATGAGTGCTTAAGCTTTAAAGCAACACGCATCGTTAACCATTCAAAATAGCCAAGCACTATATAGGCTTGGCTATTTTTATGATTGCCAATGATGCAAATATTTATATTGATTGTGAACACAATAAATAGTGAGCTCATCAGCTGTGCAATCAACGCGCTTTACATACAACAGCCTTGATTAAATTTTGCTTTTCTTTTGTGCCAATAAAATACCCAACAAAATGAGTAAACCACCGAAAGTATGCGCACTGGTCCATGCTTCATTCAGCCAGATATTGGCAATAATTGCCGTAAAAACAGGCATCAAATTCATGAAAATAGATGTCCGATTAGGACCAATATTTTGTACGGCTAACATCCATAAAAATGGTGCAATCAAAGATGGAAATAATCCAGCATAAATAACGCTGGCTGCATTTTCAGCATTTATTGGGTCTAGACCTAACCAAGCGATAAAAGGTAGGTGATAAATCAATGCAAAGCCAATTTGAATATAAAGGCTCAACAGTAATGGTACTTTTAATTGCCATTTTTTCAGAAACACCCCATAGAAGGCATAGAAAAATACCGCAAAAATCATCAGTAAATCGCCAAAGTGCGCACCCAGCTGTAATAGACTGGACCAATCACCTTTACTCATGACATAGAGCAAACCCACCAAGGATAAAATACTGCCGACCACGGCATAAAGGTTGGGACGTACCTTTAAAATTGCCAAAGAGACAAAAATAGTGAAGATCGGAATAAATGCATTGATAATTCCCATATTGGTTGCGGTGGTCTCATGTGATGCCACATAGGCAAGCCCTTGATAGAGCACCATACCAAAAGCACTGAGGACAGCAAACTCTACAAAATAAGTCTTAATCAAATGTCGCTGCTGCCAAGTTTTATGCAGCATAAATGGTGTCAATACAATAAAAGCCACCAACCAACGGTAAAAACTAATACTGACTGGAGAAATATAATCTGCAACATAGCGCGTCACAGCAATATTTAACGACCAAATAAAAACTGCCAACATTGGCAAGCATAAAGCCCACCATGCTGCGGATGACTTTTGATTCATAATACCAACTCAAATAGGATTAGGCTTCAAGATCAGACATGTCTGATCTGACTAAAATGCGGAATTTCAGACAATAATACTAAAATTAAATATTAAAATAACAACGATGATAAGGTATCAAAGCGCTCTATACCGGCTTAAATCTTTAGCTCAATATGTAAGCCTTGAGCTAAAGATTTAAGCCTTAACACCAATAAAGCTATGCCATGTTTGCATGGCATGATCAACCACGCCATTTAACTGAGCCAAAGATGCACCATCACGTGCTTGCAAACTCAAGCCTTGTAAGATCGTGGTGTAATAATCGGTCATGGCCTGAATATCTACTGTATCGGGTAAATCGCCCTGTTGTTGCCCTTGTAACAAGCGTTTAAAAATCTTTAACTTGCTCTGCTGCCGTCGACTGACAATATCATGCTGAATCGGTTGATTATGTTCCGAACAGTTCATGGTCGCAACCACCAACATACACCCCGTCGGTTTATTTTCCTGCACCAAACGTTTGGCATTTTCATACATCAACAACTCTAGTGCTGCCTTAGCGGTCTTGGCTTCTTTAAAAATAAGATCGGTAGGACAAGCCTCGTGTTCTAAATAATAGTCCAAACAACGTTTAAACAATTGCGCTTTATCGCCAAAACTACTGTAAAGACTAGGTGCAGTAATTTGCAATGCTTGTGTTAAGTCACTAATTGCGGTCGC
This window contains:
- a CDS encoding TonB-dependent receptor domain-containing protein; its protein translation is MSQKFNLQPLVAAMALICTSTLSLAHNGEEHHPKTMAPIVLTAQKANDANGLVIHADPKQPTQPIPAVDGAAYLQSIIGFNQVKSGGANSDVTFRGMFGSRIKILTDGTENLGACPSRMDSPTSYISPESYDRITVIKGPQTVQYAHTGSAATVSFEREPEKLTADKAYRGQASVLIGSYGRLDHNVEAAIGDETKYARLNSSRSVSDSYQDGDGNKVPSDWKKWNADLALGWTPDDDTWLELKGGKSDGEMMYAGRGMDGSQFKRESLGFSIQKKNLTPIIQQVDAQIDYSYNDHIMDNFSLRTPPRMGSGGGHGHSMHMAHSRPKAHAQTMQHGSHDMGHGSHDMGPNRMSMQVTRRTLNARANMTLAWDKFKLITGVDSQQNKHGGNMLMLDMPNMSSDFFTNMKFESYGAFGELSYQLNDANTVITGVRVDQSKISNFQRDQKPTQTRKETLPSAFIRLENEMDQQGLKSYIGLGYVERVPDYWELFSTTAYHSNDNVFRDLKNEKTTQLDMGLQYDRGAFNAWASAYAGQVNDFILMRYVDGKAKSRNIDANIAGAEAGVGYQFNDHIQADLSAMYAWGKNKDDHKPLAQISPLEGRMNLRYVADKYNVGLLWRVVASQNRVSLNDGNIVGYDLKKSDSFNTLSLNATYNLSSGIDLSVGVDNLFNTSYTEHLNKLGNAGFGYAVDQQFNNIGRNYWARMSMKF
- a CDS encoding DMT family transporter, translating into MNQKSSAAWWALCLPMLAVFIWSLNIAVTRYVADYISPVSISFYRWLVAFIVLTPFMLHKTWQQRHLIKTYFVEFAVLSAFGMVLYQGLAYVASHETTATNMGIINAFIPIFTIFVSLAILKVRPNLYAVVGSILSLVGLLYVMSKGDWSSLLQLGAHFGDLLMIFAVFFYAFYGVFLKKWQLKVPLLLSLYIQIGFALIYHLPFIAWLGLDPINAENAASVIYAGLFPSLIAPFLWMLAVQNIGPNRTSIFMNLMPVFTAIIANIWLNEAWTSAHTFGGLLILLGILLAQKKSKI
- a CDS encoding TetR/AcrR family transcriptional regulator; this encodes MQNSLTDNPDVPITAPKKRGRPKCFDEQQALERAMLLFWQYGYEATAISDLTQALQITAPSLYSSFGDKAQLFKRCLDYYLEHEACPTDLIFKEAKTAKAALELLMYENAKRLVQENKPTGCMLVVATMNCSEHNQPIQHDIVSRRQQSKLKIFKRLLQGQQQGDLPDTVDIQAMTDYYTTILQGLSLQARDGASLAQLNGVVDHAMQTWHSFIGVKA